A DNA window from Babylonia areolata isolate BAREFJ2019XMU chromosome 28, ASM4173473v1, whole genome shotgun sequence contains the following coding sequences:
- the LOC143302068 gene encoding COP9 signalosome complex subunit 7a-like isoform X1: MEKTKPAGSSALEPFLLLLKDARGAGAVSVISQALDTAGVFGVGELLDLPHVQDLAEGPYASFFRLLMLFACGTYNDYKAEKGGLPELSPAQLRKLQLLTVVTLAMKHKCLQYSYLQAQLEIPDVRQLEDLIIEGLTAGLFCGKLDQQYQQVELYNIVGRDLSPSNMASMKTELLGWAERCQETLTMIKTQIDKAKANSEIRQKKELELMKHPWPIGSSRQRKTVKHKQPVCWRTGSLCLISWTGSLDFTPTTPLSQVPHTPMVVCCSSSIGILLFFSFFFSLN, translated from the exons ATGGAGAAGACCAAGCCTGCAGGCAGCAGTGCTCTGGAGccattcctgctgctgctgaaggACGCTAGAGGGGCGGGGGCGGTCAGCGTCATCAGCCAGGCCCTGGACACTGCTGGTGTCTTTGGCGTCGGGGAGCTGCTGGACCTGCCACACGTCCAGGAC ctagCTGAAGGGCCCTATGCCTCCTTCTTCAGGCTTCTGATGCTGTTTGCCTGTGGGACGTATAATGACTACAAAG CTGAGAAAGGCGGCTTGCCAGAACTATCGCCTGCTCAGCTGAGAAAGTTGCAACTTCTGACTGTTGTCACGTTGGCCATGAAACACAAG TGCCTCCAGTACTCTTATCTACAGGCCCAACTTGAGATTCCTGATGTCCGTCAGCTGGAG GACTTGATCATCGAGGGATTAACCGCCGGCCTGTTCTGCGGGAAGCTGGATCAGCAATACCAACAGGTGGAGCTGTACAATATCGTGGGTCGCGACCTCTCCCCCTCCAACATGGCCAGCATGAAGACTGAGCTGCTGGGATG GGCAGAGAGGTGTCAAGAAACACTGACGATGATTAAAACGCAGATCGACAAAGCCAAGGCAAACAGTGAAATCCGGCAGAAGAAAGAGCTGGAACTGATG AAGCATCCTTGGCCCATTGGCAGCAGCCGGCAGCGGAAGACTGTTAAACATAAGCAGCCGGTTTGTTGGCGGACAGGTTCACT ctgcctcATCAGTTGGACCGGTTCATTGGATTTTACCCCCACTACACCGCTGAGTCAAGTACCCCACACACCCATGGTCGTTTGttgcagttccagcatcggcattcttcttttcttttctttttttttcagtttgaactGA
- the LOC143302068 gene encoding COP9 signalosome complex subunit 7b-like isoform X7, producing the protein MLFACGTYNDYKAEKGGLPELSPAQLRKLQLLTVVTLAMKHKCLQYSYLQAQLEIPDVRQLEDLIIEGLTAGLFCGKLDQQYQQVELYNIVGRDLSPSNMASMKTELLGWAERCQETLTMIKTQIDKAKANSEIRQKKELELMKHPWPIGSSRQRKTVKHKQPVCWRTGSLCLISWTGSLDFTPTTPLSQVPHTPMVVCCSSSIGILLFFSFFFSLN; encoded by the exons ATGCTGTTTGCCTGTGGGACGTATAATGACTACAAAG CTGAGAAAGGCGGCTTGCCAGAACTATCGCCTGCTCAGCTGAGAAAGTTGCAACTTCTGACTGTTGTCACGTTGGCCATGAAACACAAG TGCCTCCAGTACTCTTATCTACAGGCCCAACTTGAGATTCCTGATGTCCGTCAGCTGGAG GACTTGATCATCGAGGGATTAACCGCCGGCCTGTTCTGCGGGAAGCTGGATCAGCAATACCAACAGGTGGAGCTGTACAATATCGTGGGTCGCGACCTCTCCCCCTCCAACATGGCCAGCATGAAGACTGAGCTGCTGGGATG GGCAGAGAGGTGTCAAGAAACACTGACGATGATTAAAACGCAGATCGACAAAGCCAAGGCAAACAGTGAAATCCGGCAGAAGAAAGAGCTGGAACTGATG AAGCATCCTTGGCCCATTGGCAGCAGCCGGCAGCGGAAGACTGTTAAACATAAGCAGCCGGTTTGTTGGCGGACAGGTTCACT ctgcctcATCAGTTGGACCGGTTCATTGGATTTTACCCCCACTACACCGCTGAGTCAAGTACCCCACACACCCATGGTCGTTTGttgcagttccagcatcggcattcttcttttcttttctttttttttcagtttgaactGA
- the LOC143302068 gene encoding COP9 signalosome complex subunit 7a-like isoform X3, with protein sequence MEKTKPAGSSALEPFLLLLKDARGAGAVSVISQALDTAGVFGVGELLDLPHVQDLAEGPYASFFRLLMLFACGTYNDYKAEKGGLPELSPAQLRKLQLLTVVTLAMKHKCLQYSYLQAQLEIPDVRQLEDLIIEGLTAGLFCGKLDQQYQQVELYNIVGRDLSPSNMASMKTELLGWAERCQETLTMIKTQIDKAKANSEIRQKKELELMVARKKKSIGLASGSILGPLAAAGSGRLLNISSRFVGGQVHSASSVGPVHWILPPLHR encoded by the exons ATGGAGAAGACCAAGCCTGCAGGCAGCAGTGCTCTGGAGccattcctgctgctgctgaaggACGCTAGAGGGGCGGGGGCGGTCAGCGTCATCAGCCAGGCCCTGGACACTGCTGGTGTCTTTGGCGTCGGGGAGCTGCTGGACCTGCCACACGTCCAGGAC ctagCTGAAGGGCCCTATGCCTCCTTCTTCAGGCTTCTGATGCTGTTTGCCTGTGGGACGTATAATGACTACAAAG CTGAGAAAGGCGGCTTGCCAGAACTATCGCCTGCTCAGCTGAGAAAGTTGCAACTTCTGACTGTTGTCACGTTGGCCATGAAACACAAG TGCCTCCAGTACTCTTATCTACAGGCCCAACTTGAGATTCCTGATGTCCGTCAGCTGGAG GACTTGATCATCGAGGGATTAACCGCCGGCCTGTTCTGCGGGAAGCTGGATCAGCAATACCAACAGGTGGAGCTGTACAATATCGTGGGTCGCGACCTCTCCCCCTCCAACATGGCCAGCATGAAGACTGAGCTGCTGGGATG GGCAGAGAGGTGTCAAGAAACACTGACGATGATTAAAACGCAGATCGACAAAGCCAAGGCAAACAGTGAAATCCGGCAGAAGAAAGAGCTGGAACTGATG GTTGCCCGGAAGAAGAAAAGCATCGGCCTGGCCAGTGG AAGCATCCTTGGCCCATTGGCAGCAGCCGGCAGCGGAAGACTGTTAAACATAAGCAGCCGGTTTGTTGGCGGACAGGTTCACT ctgcctcATCAGTTGGACCGGTTCATTGGATTTTACCCCCACTACACCGCTGA
- the LOC143302068 gene encoding COP9 signalosome complex subunit 7a-like isoform X2 has protein sequence MEKTKPAGSSALEPFLLLLKDARGAGAVSVISQALDTAGVFGVGELLDLPHVQDLAEGPYASFFRLLMLFACGTYNDYKAEKGGLPELSPAQLRKLQLLTVVTLAMKHKCLQYSYLQAQLEIPDVRQLEDLIIEGLTAGLFCGKLDQQYQQVELYNIVGRDLSPSNMASMKTELLGWAERCQETLTMIKTQIDKAKANSEIRQKKELELMTAVQVARKKKSIGLASGSILGPLAAAGSGRLLNISSRFVGGQVHSASSVGPVHWILPPLHR, from the exons ATGGAGAAGACCAAGCCTGCAGGCAGCAGTGCTCTGGAGccattcctgctgctgctgaaggACGCTAGAGGGGCGGGGGCGGTCAGCGTCATCAGCCAGGCCCTGGACACTGCTGGTGTCTTTGGCGTCGGGGAGCTGCTGGACCTGCCACACGTCCAGGAC ctagCTGAAGGGCCCTATGCCTCCTTCTTCAGGCTTCTGATGCTGTTTGCCTGTGGGACGTATAATGACTACAAAG CTGAGAAAGGCGGCTTGCCAGAACTATCGCCTGCTCAGCTGAGAAAGTTGCAACTTCTGACTGTTGTCACGTTGGCCATGAAACACAAG TGCCTCCAGTACTCTTATCTACAGGCCCAACTTGAGATTCCTGATGTCCGTCAGCTGGAG GACTTGATCATCGAGGGATTAACCGCCGGCCTGTTCTGCGGGAAGCTGGATCAGCAATACCAACAGGTGGAGCTGTACAATATCGTGGGTCGCGACCTCTCCCCCTCCAACATGGCCAGCATGAAGACTGAGCTGCTGGGATG GGCAGAGAGGTGTCAAGAAACACTGACGATGATTAAAACGCAGATCGACAAAGCCAAGGCAAACAGTGAAATCCGGCAGAAGAAAGAGCTGGAACTGATG ACTGCTGTGCAGGTTGCCCGGAAGAAGAAAAGCATCGGCCTGGCCAGTGG AAGCATCCTTGGCCCATTGGCAGCAGCCGGCAGCGGAAGACTGTTAAACATAAGCAGCCGGTTTGTTGGCGGACAGGTTCACT ctgcctcATCAGTTGGACCGGTTCATTGGATTTTACCCCCACTACACCGCTGA
- the LOC143302068 gene encoding COP9 signalosome complex subunit 7a-like isoform X5 → MEKTKPAGSSALEPFLLLLKDARGAGAVSVISQALDTAGVFGVGELLDLPHVQDLAEGPYASFFRLLMLFACGTYNDYKAEKGGLPELSPAQLRKLQLLTVVTLAMKHKCLQYSYLQAQLEIPDVRQLEDLIIEGLTAGLFCGKLDQQYQQVELYNIVGRDLSPSNMASMKTELLGWAERCQETLTMIKTQIDKAKANSEIRQKKELELMVARKKKSIGLASGSILGPLAAAGSGRLLNISSRFVGGQVHCK, encoded by the exons ATGGAGAAGACCAAGCCTGCAGGCAGCAGTGCTCTGGAGccattcctgctgctgctgaaggACGCTAGAGGGGCGGGGGCGGTCAGCGTCATCAGCCAGGCCCTGGACACTGCTGGTGTCTTTGGCGTCGGGGAGCTGCTGGACCTGCCACACGTCCAGGAC ctagCTGAAGGGCCCTATGCCTCCTTCTTCAGGCTTCTGATGCTGTTTGCCTGTGGGACGTATAATGACTACAAAG CTGAGAAAGGCGGCTTGCCAGAACTATCGCCTGCTCAGCTGAGAAAGTTGCAACTTCTGACTGTTGTCACGTTGGCCATGAAACACAAG TGCCTCCAGTACTCTTATCTACAGGCCCAACTTGAGATTCCTGATGTCCGTCAGCTGGAG GACTTGATCATCGAGGGATTAACCGCCGGCCTGTTCTGCGGGAAGCTGGATCAGCAATACCAACAGGTGGAGCTGTACAATATCGTGGGTCGCGACCTCTCCCCCTCCAACATGGCCAGCATGAAGACTGAGCTGCTGGGATG GGCAGAGAGGTGTCAAGAAACACTGACGATGATTAAAACGCAGATCGACAAAGCCAAGGCAAACAGTGAAATCCGGCAGAAGAAAGAGCTGGAACTGATG GTTGCCCGGAAGAAGAAAAGCATCGGCCTGGCCAGTGG AAGCATCCTTGGCCCATTGGCAGCAGCCGGCAGCGGAAGACTGTTAAACATAAGCAGCCGGTTTGTTGGCGGACAGGTTCACTGTAAGTGA
- the LOC143302068 gene encoding COP9 signalosome complex subunit 7a-like isoform X4, giving the protein MEKTKPAGSSALEPFLLLLKDARGAGAVSVISQALDTAGVFGVGELLDLPHVQDLAEGPYASFFRLLMLFACGTYNDYKAEKGGLPELSPAQLRKLQLLTVVTLAMKHKCLQYSYLQAQLEIPDVRQLEDLIIEGLTAGLFCGKLDQQYQQVELYNIVGRDLSPSNMASMKTELLGWAERCQETLTMIKTQIDKAKANSEIRQKKELELMTAVQVARKKKSIGLASGSILGPLAAAGSGRLLNISSRFVGGQVHCK; this is encoded by the exons ATGGAGAAGACCAAGCCTGCAGGCAGCAGTGCTCTGGAGccattcctgctgctgctgaaggACGCTAGAGGGGCGGGGGCGGTCAGCGTCATCAGCCAGGCCCTGGACACTGCTGGTGTCTTTGGCGTCGGGGAGCTGCTGGACCTGCCACACGTCCAGGAC ctagCTGAAGGGCCCTATGCCTCCTTCTTCAGGCTTCTGATGCTGTTTGCCTGTGGGACGTATAATGACTACAAAG CTGAGAAAGGCGGCTTGCCAGAACTATCGCCTGCTCAGCTGAGAAAGTTGCAACTTCTGACTGTTGTCACGTTGGCCATGAAACACAAG TGCCTCCAGTACTCTTATCTACAGGCCCAACTTGAGATTCCTGATGTCCGTCAGCTGGAG GACTTGATCATCGAGGGATTAACCGCCGGCCTGTTCTGCGGGAAGCTGGATCAGCAATACCAACAGGTGGAGCTGTACAATATCGTGGGTCGCGACCTCTCCCCCTCCAACATGGCCAGCATGAAGACTGAGCTGCTGGGATG GGCAGAGAGGTGTCAAGAAACACTGACGATGATTAAAACGCAGATCGACAAAGCCAAGGCAAACAGTGAAATCCGGCAGAAGAAAGAGCTGGAACTGATG ACTGCTGTGCAGGTTGCCCGGAAGAAGAAAAGCATCGGCCTGGCCAGTGG AAGCATCCTTGGCCCATTGGCAGCAGCCGGCAGCGGAAGACTGTTAAACATAAGCAGCCGGTTTGTTGGCGGACAGGTTCACTGTAAGTGA
- the LOC143302068 gene encoding COP9 signalosome complex subunit 7a-like isoform X6, with amino-acid sequence MEKTKPAGSSALEPFLLLLKDARGAGAVSVISQALDTAGVFGVGELLDLPHVQDLAEGPYASFFRLLMLFACGTYNDYKAEKGGLPELSPAQLRKLQLLTVVTLAMKHKCLQYSYLQAQLEIPDVRQLEDLIIEGLTAGLFCGKLDQQYQQVELYNIVGRDLSPSNMASMKTELLGWAERCQETLTMIKTQIDKAKANSEIRQKKELELMKHPWPIGSSRQRKTVKHKQPVCWRTGSL; translated from the exons ATGGAGAAGACCAAGCCTGCAGGCAGCAGTGCTCTGGAGccattcctgctgctgctgaaggACGCTAGAGGGGCGGGGGCGGTCAGCGTCATCAGCCAGGCCCTGGACACTGCTGGTGTCTTTGGCGTCGGGGAGCTGCTGGACCTGCCACACGTCCAGGAC ctagCTGAAGGGCCCTATGCCTCCTTCTTCAGGCTTCTGATGCTGTTTGCCTGTGGGACGTATAATGACTACAAAG CTGAGAAAGGCGGCTTGCCAGAACTATCGCCTGCTCAGCTGAGAAAGTTGCAACTTCTGACTGTTGTCACGTTGGCCATGAAACACAAG TGCCTCCAGTACTCTTATCTACAGGCCCAACTTGAGATTCCTGATGTCCGTCAGCTGGAG GACTTGATCATCGAGGGATTAACCGCCGGCCTGTTCTGCGGGAAGCTGGATCAGCAATACCAACAGGTGGAGCTGTACAATATCGTGGGTCGCGACCTCTCCCCCTCCAACATGGCCAGCATGAAGACTGAGCTGCTGGGATG GGCAGAGAGGTGTCAAGAAACACTGACGATGATTAAAACGCAGATCGACAAAGCCAAGGCAAACAGTGAAATCCGGCAGAAGAAAGAGCTGGAACTGATG AAGCATCCTTGGCCCATTGGCAGCAGCCGGCAGCGGAAGACTGTTAAACATAAGCAGCCGGTTTGTTGGCGGACAGGTTCACTGTAA